The Deltaproteobacteria bacterium DNA window GGTCCGACTTTCTCTGGAAGGGAGTGGATGACCAGGTGGTAGATGGGGCGGTCAATGGCAGCGCCGGGGTCATCGAATGGCTGAGTTACCATATCCGCAAACTTGAAACCGGCTATGTGCAGAACTATGCCCTCGCCATTCTGATCGGAGTGTTTATCATCGCCGGTTATTATCTCGGGCGCTAGGAGAAGGAGCTGACTGATGAACTTGCCGATTTTATCTATCCTGATCTTCTTCCCCATGCTGGGGGTGGTGCTGATCACCATGCTGAGTCGGGAAAACCAGTGGGTGATTAAATGGACCACCCTGGTGGTGGCAGTGCTCGAGTTTATCTTCTCCTTGCCTCTGTGGTTCCAGTTCAATTCTGATACTGCAGCCATGCAGTTCGTCGAAAAATATAGCTGGTTCCCCAGTTACGGCATCAGTTATTATATAGGCATTGATGGGATTTCCCTCCTGTTGGTCTTACTGACTACCTTTCTGACCCCCATCTGCGTTATGGCCTGCTGGCAGGATATTCAGGACAAGGTCAAGGAATTCATGATCTGCCTGCTCTTCCTGGAAACCGGAATGATCGGCGTTTTCTGCGCCCTGGATCTGTTCCTGTTCTATATTTTCTGGGAAGTCATGCTGATCCCCATGTATCTCTTGATCGGGGTCTGGGGCGCGCCGGCCCGCCGCATCTATGCCGCGGTCAAGTTCTTTCTGTTCACCATGTTCGGCAGCCTGCTGATGTTAGTGGCCATCCTGGTGCTCTATTTCTACCACCACAAGGTCACCGGGGTTTATACCTTTGATCTGCTCAAAATCTACGGCCTGCAGGTTCCCTTCCAGATGCAGTTCTGGATGTTTCTCGCCTTTGCCTTGGCCTTTGCCATTAAAGTGCCGATGTTCCCCTTCCATACCTGGTTACCGGATGCCCATACCGAAGCCCCCACCGTCGGCAGCGTGATGCTGGCCGCGGTTCTGCTGAAAATGGGGACTTACGGGTTCCTGCGCTTCAACATGCCCTTATTCCCGGAAGCGGCCTGGTACTTTGTACCGCTGTTCAG harbors:
- a CDS encoding NADH-quinone oxidoreductase subunit M — its product is MNLPILSILIFFPMLGVVLITMLSRENQWVIKWTTLVVAVLEFIFSLPLWFQFNSDTAAMQFVEKYSWFPSYGISYYIGIDGISLLLVLLTTFLTPICVMACWQDIQDKVKEFMICLLFLETGMIGVFCALDLFLFYIFWEVMLIPMYLLIGVWGAPARRIYAAVKFFLFTMFGSLLMLVAILVLYFYHHKVTGVYTFDLLKIYGLQVPFQMQFWMFLAFALAFAIKVPMFPFHTWLPDAHTEAPTVGSVMLAAVLLKMGTYGFLRFNMPLFPEAAWYFVPLFSVLAIIGIIYGALVCMMQLDLKRLIAFSSVSHLGFVMLGLFTYNMAGVQGGIIQMINHGLSTGALFLIVGIIYERRHTRLIAEFGGLSTPMPVYAAIFMIVALSSIGLPGLNGFVGEFLILLGAFKVNKIYAILGASGVIFAACYMLWMFQRVMFGVVTNEKNRNLPDLSLREIAYLTPLLVFIVWIGVYPNTFLDKTKASTENFVAQMERAKAPKVALVDVIKGDLR